CAACAAAGACCTTCCGGAATTTCTTGCTTCTAAGGGAGCCCATGTCGAAAATTTGCCCGTTTATGAAACCGTAGTGCCGGAAGAGTCTAAAGAAGCTATAAAAGAAGTTTTTGTTTCCCTAAAAAAAACAGGCAAAAATATAGGTCTGCCGGATAATTTAGATTTAAAAAATATTCTGGTTACTTTTACAAGCTATTCCACCGTAGAAAATTTTGCAAACGCTTTAAAAGATATCGACGAAAATCTTTTGAAAAAAGTCGTTTCTTCAGGCGTTAAGTTTGCAAGCATAGGAAACAAAACGGCCGAATATGCGTTGGGATTTGGCATAAAATCTGATATAATATCTAAAGACGTTAATATAGATTCGCTTATAGACGGAATATTAGGTTATTATAAAAAAGATAAAAAAAACTAAAGGAGAAGATATAAATGATAGGAATTTCAAAACTTTACTGCGGAGGGGTTCACGCCTCGGACGCACTCAGATACGGGCGCATGTCCAGCAAACTTCCTTCGCATCTTTTGCAGTTTTCGGAAGATAAAAAACCCGTTATAGTATGGAACATGACGAGAACTTGCAATTTAAACTGCGTTCACTGCTATTCGCAGTCTAAAAACCTTCAATACAACAACGAGCTTACTCTTGAAGAAGGAAAAGCTTTTATAGACGATATATCCGTTTTCGGCTCTCCGGTTATGCTTTTTTCAGGCGGAGAACCTTTGATGCACCCCAATTTTTTAGACTTGTGTTTTTATGCAAAGTCTAAAGGAATGAGAGCGGTTATTTCGACCAACGGAACGCTTATTACGAGAGAACTGGCAAAAGAATTAAAAAAAGTCGGATTATCTTACGTTGGCGTAAGCTTAGACGGTTTAGAACCGGTTCACGACAAGTTCAGGGGCAAAAAGGGCGCTTTCAGGGAAGCGATAGAAGGTATAAATTATGCCAAGGAAGCGGGCATTAAGGTGGGACTCAGGTTTACGATAAACAAAAGAAATGCAGAGGAAATACCCGGAATTTTTAAACTCATGGAAGAAGAAAATATTCCGAGAATCTGTTTTTATCATCTTGTTTATGCGGGAAGAGGAACAAAGCTTATGGAAGAGGACTTAACGCATGAAGAGACGAGGCAGACGGTAGATACCATACTTGAACTGACCAAAGAGATTTATTCAAGGGACAATCAAAAAGAAGTCCTCACGGTGGACAACCATGCCGACGGTCCTTATATTTATTTAAAACTTTTAAAAGAAGGCAAAACCGAAGAAGCCGCAAACGTTATGAGCCTGCTTAAAATGAACGGCGGAAACAGTTCCGGAGTAGGCATAGGATGCGTCAGCTGGGACGGCGAAGTTTATGCCGACCAGTTTTGGAGGCACTATTCTTTCGGAAACGTGAAGGAAAGAAAATTCAGCGAAATATGGACGGACACCTCAAATCCTTTAATGAAACAGCTTAAAAACAAAAAAGAATACGTAAAAGGAAAATGTAAAACCTGTAAATGGCTCGATATATGCAACGGAAATTTCAGAGTAAGGTCCGAAGCGAAAGAAGACGACTTATGGTCGCCGGATCCGGCCTGCTATTTGACCGAAGAGGAGATACACGATGCAAAATAACCATATGTCTAATCCGCATGGTCATCCGGCAGGCATGACGCACGGCGGAGCAATGCCCAAAAAAAACGAACTAAGATTGGTTTTCTGGGAGCTTACCGCAAGATGCAACCTTAAATGCGTTCACTGCAGGGCGGAAGCGCAGATGGAAAGACAGGAAGACGAACTTTCGACGGAAAAATGTTTCAGCGTCATAGACGATTTATGCAAGTTCAGCAGTCCGATACTTATTTTAACGGGAGGCGAGCCGCTTTACAGGGAAGATATTTTCGATATAGCCGAATATGCGACTAAAAAAGGCTTAAGAGTGGCGCTTGCCACCAACGGAACTTTAGTCGACGAAAAAGTTGCAAAGCGGATTATAGGAAGCGGTATTAAAAGAGTCTCTATAAGTCTTGACGGTTCAAACGCCAAAACCCACGATTCATTCAGGATGATACCGGGTTCTTTCGAGAGCGCTTTTAACGGAATTAAAAATCTGCAGAAAGAAGGCATAGAAGTTCAGGTAAACACGACTATAGCAAGGCATAATGAAGACGAAGTACCGGATATACTTGAATTAGCTATTAAAAACAATTTAAAAGCCCTGCATATATTTATGCTTGTGCCGGTAGGTTGCGGAGTTCAAATTGCCGATTCCCAGATGCTCGATAAGCAGAAATATGAAGATATACTTTCCTGGTTTTACGACAAGACTATGGAGTTTAGAGGTAAAATAGAATTAAAAGCGACCTGCGCGCCTCATTTTTTTAGAATTATGCATAAAAAGGCAAAAGACGCAGGCATAACTATAACTCCTGAAACGCACGGAATGAATGCAGTTACCAAAGGATGCCTTGCCGGAAGCGGAGTGATGTTTATATCGAGAAAGGGAATAGTCCAGCCGTGCGGATATCTTCCCGTTCAGGCGGGAGACGTTACAAAGCAGTCTGCCGAAGAGATATGGAATGGTTCCGAGGTATTTTTAAATTTAAGGGATACGGGACTTTTAAAGGGCAAATGCGGTATATGCGAATATAAAAAAGTCTGTGAAGGCTGCAGGGCAAGAGCTTATTACGAAAAAGGAGATTATATGGAAGAAGAGCCTTACTGTATTTACGAACCGCTAAGAGGAAGAAGCGCTTTAATCGGCGATAAATAATTACTATAATAAATTGATTTATGAATAAAAAAGCAAACGTCCTTCACAGATTTATCGCAAAGACTATAGATTTGCTGATATTCGGTTTTTTAAGCGAGATGTTTTATCCTTACGGTTATCTGGCCGGAGTTCTTTATCTGCTGATTGCCGACGGCTTTTTTGACGGGGCTAGCTTAGGCAAAAGGCTGATAGGATTAAAAGTTACGACCGGCATAGATAATAAACAGCCGGAGTTTAAAGAATCCATTATAAGAAATTCTTTTATTGCCGTACCCCTGCTTTTTTCTTTTATACCTTTAGTAGGGTATTTTTTATTGGTCGTAATCGGCGCTATTATATATGCGGCGGAAATATATTTTATTATGAAAAGTCCGGAAGGCGACAGGCTCGGCGATAGATTTGCCTTTACCCACGTAATAGACGTTCCAAGAAATAAATAAAAAACATGGAAAAAGACAGCATTAAAGCCGATCTTTTTTTGATAGATTCCAGTTCCTATTTTTACAGGGCATTTTATGCCCTTCCTCCGCTTACAAATTCAAAAGGAAAACCTACAGGCGCCGCTTTGGGATATACCAGGATGCTTATGAAGCTAATTAAAGAAGCGGATATAAAATACGGCGCATGCCTGTTCGATTCCGAAGAAAGTTTCAGGAAGCAGTCGTACGAGGCTTATAAAGCCAATAGAAAAGGAATGCCCGAAGATTTGGTTTCGCAGGTCGATTACCTAACCGATATTTCTTATCTGCTGGGGTTTGAAACGTTTAAGCTTAACGGATACGAGGCGGACGATTTAATAGCCCGAACGGTAAAAAACTTTGAAGGCGGCGATGCGTCTATCTGTATAGTTAGCAGCGATAAAGACCTTAAACAACTGCTCTCCGATAAAGTTTTTATGTACGATGCCCTTAAAAATAAAATTATCACAAAAAATATTTTTGAGGAAGAAAACGGAATCAAGCCGGAAGAATACAGATATGTTTTGGCGCTTATGGGAGATGCGTCGGATAATATACCAGGAATTAAAGGGATTGGCGAGAAAACTGCATTTGCGCTTATTAAAGAATATAAAAATTTAGACGGCATTTATAAAAACATAGATAATATTAAGAAGCCTAAGCTTAAAGAACTTTTATTAATATACAAAGAAGATGCTTATAAAAGTTTAGAGCTTGCATCTTTCTATGAAGATATTAGCTTAAATGAAGCGTATTTTATTCCCGGTTCGGGAAAATCTTTGGAAAATAGTAAAGTATTTAATGTCATTGAAGATTTTGCTTTAAAAGAAAAAAACAAGGCCGGTCTTTATAAAGTTTTTAAAGAGCTTGAATTTAATTCGCTTATAAAAGATTTAGGAGTCGAAAATAATAAAACGGAAGAGTCGGATAAAGATACGGAATATACCGAGAATACTATCCAAGCCGTTTCTCAAAATTATTCAGAAGACGGCGAATTTCTTTCTGTTTACGTCGATTTTACAGAAAAAAAGAAAGAATTATTCGACGACGAATCAAATCCCATATATATTTATTCTAAAGAAACAGGGCCTGTATCTTACGGGCTTAAAGATATTTATGAAGGCAAACGTTTAAAGGATTTATTAAAAGACGCTTCCGTTTTAAAAATAGGGTGCGGACTTAATGCCGCAAAACTGTTTTTGGAAAATAACGGAATCGAATTCAACGGACTTTATTTCGATATAAAAATAGCATCCTATCTTTTGAATCCTATAAAACACAAACATACTTTCGAAGATATCGAAGCGGAATTTCAAGAAAAGCTTAAGCCGTTAAAATCTGAAGAATCAAACAATTATGCTCTTACCGTCTATCGATTGTATAAAATTTTGAAAGCCGAAATAGAAACCGACGATGCTTTAAAACGCCTGTTCAACGAAGTCGATATGCCGCTTTCGGCGGTCCTTTTCGAAATGGAAAAAGCCGGATTTAAAGTGGACAAAGATATGCTTATGTCTTTATCGGCATCATTAGATTCCGACTCAAAAAAACTTACCGGAATAATACATAAAATCGCAGGCAGAGAATTTAATATTAATTCGCCTAAACAGCTTAGCGCAATTATGTTCGACGAGATGAACTTTAAGCGCGTCAAAAAAAACAGCACCGATATAGAAGTTCTTCAGACGTTAAAAGCAGAATTTGAAATACTTCTCGGAAACGGCAATGAAGATAAAACCTTAAGAGATTATCTTTTATTTTTGGACAGTTTAATATCTTACAGGAACAAGGTTAAGCTTAAAACGGCTTTCGTCGACGTGCTTCTAAGGGAAATAGACAAATACGACAGGGTTCACACTTCTTTTTCTCAAATAACTACTTCTACCGGAAGGCTTGCAAGCCAGAGCCCAAATCTTCAGAATATTCCCGTTTCGGGAGAAGAAGGGATTAAAATAAGGCGCTCTTTTATAGCTAAAGACGGCTGTATTCTTCTTTCTGCGGATTATTCCCAGATTGATTTAAG
The DNA window shown above is from Candidatus Acidulodesulfobacterium acidiphilum and carries:
- the ahbC gene encoding 12,18-didecarboxysiroheme deacetylase; protein product: MIGISKLYCGGVHASDALRYGRMSSKLPSHLLQFSEDKKPVIVWNMTRTCNLNCVHCYSQSKNLQYNNELTLEEGKAFIDDISVFGSPVMLFSGGEPLMHPNFLDLCFYAKSKGMRAVISTNGTLITRELAKELKKVGLSYVGVSLDGLEPVHDKFRGKKGAFREAIEGINYAKEAGIKVGLRFTINKRNAEEIPGIFKLMEEENIPRICFYHLVYAGRGTKLMEEDLTHEETRQTVDTILELTKEIYSRDNQKEVLTVDNHADGPYIYLKLLKEGKTEEAANVMSLLKMNGGNSSGVGIGCVSWDGEVYADQFWRHYSFGNVKERKFSEIWTDTSNPLMKQLKNKKEYVKGKCKTCKWLDICNGNFRVRSEAKEDDLWSPDPACYLTEEEIHDAK
- a CDS encoding radical SAM protein, yielding MTHGGAMPKKNELRLVFWELTARCNLKCVHCRAEAQMERQEDELSTEKCFSVIDDLCKFSSPILILTGGEPLYREDIFDIAEYATKKGLRVALATNGTLVDEKVAKRIIGSGIKRVSISLDGSNAKTHDSFRMIPGSFESAFNGIKNLQKEGIEVQVNTTIARHNEDEVPDILELAIKNNLKALHIFMLVPVGCGVQIADSQMLDKQKYEDILSWFYDKTMEFRGKIELKATCAPHFFRIMHKKAKDAGITITPETHGMNAVTKGCLAGSGVMFISRKGIVQPCGYLPVQAGDVTKQSAEEIWNGSEVFLNLRDTGLLKGKCGICEYKKVCEGCRARAYYEKGDYMEEEPYCIYEPLRGRSALIGDK
- the polA gene encoding DNA polymerase I; the encoded protein is MEKDSIKADLFLIDSSSYFYRAFYALPPLTNSKGKPTGAALGYTRMLMKLIKEADIKYGACLFDSEESFRKQSYEAYKANRKGMPEDLVSQVDYLTDISYLLGFETFKLNGYEADDLIARTVKNFEGGDASICIVSSDKDLKQLLSDKVFMYDALKNKIITKNIFEEENGIKPEEYRYVLALMGDASDNIPGIKGIGEKTAFALIKEYKNLDGIYKNIDNIKKPKLKELLLIYKEDAYKSLELASFYEDISLNEAYFIPGSGKSLENSKVFNVIEDFALKEKNKAGLYKVFKELEFNSLIKDLGVENNKTEESDKDTEYTENTIQAVSQNYSEDGEFLSVYVDFTEKKKELFDDESNPIYIYSKETGPVSYGLKDIYEGKRLKDLLKDASVLKIGCGLNAAKLFLENNGIEFNGLYFDIKIASYLLNPIKHKHTFEDIEAEFQEKLKPLKSEESNNYALTVYRLYKILKAEIETDDALKRLFNEVDMPLSAVLFEMEKAGFKVDKDMLMSLSASLDSDSKKLTGIIHKIAGREFNINSPKQLSAIMFDEMNFKRVKKNSTDIEVLQTLKAEFEILLGNGNEDKTLRDYLLFLDSLISYRNKVKLKTAFVDVLLREIDKYDRVHTSFSQITTSTGRLASQSPNLQNIPVSGEEGIKIRRSFIAKDGCILLSADYSQIDLRVMASISGDKSLIESFKNNEDIHAKTAGEIFGVGADAVDKDMRRKAKVINFGIIYGMSPFGLSKELGISSEEARHYIDLYFKNHPAIKEYMEKTVKEAKTNGFVRTAFGRKCYIENINSRIRNLSSFSERAAINAPIQGTASDIIKIAMVNIYKYIQNDEILKNSATMLLQVHDELIFEIEESIANSFAKVIAPLMTDQNLLSGVPLSVNIGTAKNWAEAH